One region of candidate division WOR-3 bacterium genomic DNA includes:
- the aqpZ gene encoding aquaporin Z encodes MSQKAWRRWLAELIGTFCLVFIGCGSAVIAGSHIGFAGISLAFGLAVLAMVYAIGPISGCHINPAISVAMLVAGKQKFTETIAYIIAQCIGAILGAIVLFAIASTLPDYSLSVNGLGQNGFGAHSPGGYSLVAALDAEVILTTLFVLVVLGATSEKAPAGFAGVAIGLALTFIHLVGIPITGTSVNPARSLGPALIVGGPALQQVWLFILAPLVGGVLAALIWRLLSE; translated from the coding sequence ATGAGCCAGAAAGCCTGGAGAAGATGGCTTGCCGAACTCATCGGCACATTCTGTCTGGTTTTCATCGGCTGCGGCAGCGCGGTGATTGCCGGCAGTCATATCGGGTTTGCCGGTATCTCGCTGGCGTTCGGGTTGGCGGTCCTGGCGATGGTCTATGCTATCGGACCGATTTCCGGCTGTCATATCAATCCGGCAATATCAGTGGCGATGCTCGTTGCCGGCAAGCAGAAGTTTACCGAGACGATTGCCTATATCATCGCCCAGTGTATCGGTGCGATTCTTGGTGCGATTGTCCTTTTTGCCATTGCCAGCACTCTGCCGGATTATTCGCTTAGTGTTAACGGTCTGGGTCAGAACGGTTTCGGTGCACATTCGCCCGGTGGTTATTCTTTGGTGGCGGCGCTGGACGCTGAGGTTATCCTCACCACGCTCTTTGTCTTGGTGGTGTTGGGCGCAACGAGCGAAAAGGCACCGGCTGGGTTTGCCGGCGTGGCAATCGGTCTTGCGCTCACCTTTATCCATCTTGTTGGCATTCCGATTACCGGGACATCGGTGAATCCGGCGCGCAGCCTTGGACCAGCCCTGATTGTCGGCGGTCCAGCACTTCAACAGGTCTGGCTGTTTATCCTTGCACCCCTTGTCGGTGGTGTTCTTGCCGCGCTCATCTGGCGCCTGCTAAGTGAATAA
- a CDS encoding dipeptidase, with protein sequence MAKTNPAHYQKLHQQSLVIDMHCDSILRHIEKNEDISKNTKGHLDLPKMIKGGLKAQVFAIFPDPKKIKPGEYERFVLNAVRAIKNFCKENSDKVGLALSPAGLKRIVNSKRIGIIIGVEGGHALEGNLARLFHFWRAGVRILTITWCNSNELADASWDRKKPHNGISELGRRAIRIMNRLGMIVDVSHSSERSFYQIVQASRAPVIASHSGVYALRRHNRNLKLNQLQALKERRGLMGQAFLPGFLKPLPKKASIDDVVKSIDFVVQRFGPDIIGLGSDFDGFSGRLKGLEDASMLPEITRRLIDLGYKDGDIKGILGLNFLRVWENVWQKRG encoded by the coding sequence ATGGCAAAAACCAATCCGGCTCATTATCAAAAACTCCATCAACAATCACTGGTGATCGATATGCACTGCGACTCCATCTTAAGGCATATTGAGAAAAATGAGGACATCAGTAAAAACACCAAGGGGCATCTTGACCTTCCGAAGATGATAAAGGGTGGTTTGAAAGCCCAGGTCTTTGCCATCTTTCCTGACCCGAAAAAGATTAAGCCCGGTGAGTATGAGCGGTTTGTCCTCAATGCGGTCAGGGCAATCAAAAACTTCTGCAAGGAAAATTCTGATAAGGTTGGTCTTGCCCTTTCACCCGCAGGTCTGAAACGGATTGTCAACTCCAAGAGAATCGGAATTATCATCGGCGTTGAAGGTGGGCATGCACTTGAAGGCAATCTTGCCCGGCTGTTTCATTTCTGGCGCGCAGGGGTAAGGATTCTCACCATCACCTGGTGCAACTCCAATGAACTTGCCGACGCCTCCTGGGACAGAAAAAAGCCGCACAACGGGATTTCTGAATTGGGCAGAAGGGCGATAAGGATAATGAACCGCTTGGGAATGATTGTTGATGTCTCCCACTCCTCAGAGCGGTCATTTTACCAGATTGTTCAAGCAAGCCGGGCACCGGTCATCGCCTCCCATTCCGGTGTCTACGCATTAAGGAGACACAACCGCAACCTGAAACTGAACCAGTTGCAGGCTTTAAAGGAAAGACGCGGCTTGATGGGACAGGCTTTTCTGCCCGGATTTCTCAAGCCACTTCCCAAGAAGGCAAGCATTGATGATGTGGTAAAATCAATTGACTTTGTTGTCCAGCGGTTCGGACCGGACATTATTGGTCTGGGCTCGGACTTTGACGGCTTCTCCGGCAGGCTCAAGGGGCTTGAGGATGCCAGTATGCTGCCGGAAATTACCAGAAGGCTGATTGATTTGGGCTATAAAGACGGTGATATTAAAGGGATTCTTGGACTTAACTTTTTGCGTGTCTGGGAAAATGTCTGGCAGAAAAGGGGCTGA
- a CDS encoding ATP-binding protein — MSVALQSDFSSQVLDCGIEAIDPLEIERLRRIKSAKEPDSGLSAEELLTRLGLISPEGKIKAAGLLLLGKEEFLRKMIPGHSAIFLHMKNDVEYDRRLDSFKPLLAMLDEFSASVEPHNRIFTLKFGLFHFEIFDFPPEVYREALLNAFTHRDYSIQSPVYLRLFPERLEVSSPGGFISDVTPENIVGHEPISRNPFLAEVLERIRLVERAGMGVKRMFQILLSYGKEPPTYEAGADYVRVTIRSGRAEGKLDENFARFVVRCQQEGRELKLPDLLILNWLKRNREVDVTEAKTILGRSEKEAHEVLSSMVNRGLLEQFGEKKGRVYRLSKRVYAQLRKSVSYYPFRRAESAYAESTIINYLEELTGPDEERFITNEIVRTLLRVSPHQAGYILAGLVKKGKLTLKGKGRAARYYKSA, encoded by the coding sequence ATGAGTGTCGCCCTACAATCAGACTTCTCCTCCCAGGTCCTTGACTGCGGGATTGAGGCGATTGACCCTTTGGAGATAGAAAGGCTGCGCCGCATCAAGAGCGCCAAAGAGCCCGATTCCGGTTTAAGTGCTGAGGAACTCCTCACCCGCCTTGGTCTTATTTCTCCTGAAGGCAAAATAAAGGCTGCTGGCCTTCTGCTTCTGGGCAAGGAGGAGTTTCTGCGCAAAATGATTCCCGGTCACAGCGCCATCTTTCTGCATATGAAAAATGATGTTGAATACGACCGCCGGCTTGACTCCTTTAAACCGCTCCTGGCGATGCTGGATGAGTTCAGTGCCTCGGTTGAACCGCACAACCGCATCTTCACCCTCAAGTTCGGGCTTTTTCACTTTGAGATTTTTGACTTTCCGCCCGAGGTTTACCGCGAGGCGCTCCTCAACGCCTTTACCCATCGCGACTACTCAATCCAGAGCCCGGTTTATCTCCGCCTTTTTCCGGAAAGGCTTGAGGTCTCATCCCCGGGTGGCTTTATCTCTGATGTCACCCCGGAAAACATCGTCGGTCATGAGCCCATCAGCCGCAACCCCTTTCTTGCTGAGGTCCTTGAACGCATCCGGCTCGTGGAAAGGGCGGGAATGGGTGTCAAAAGGATGTTTCAGATTCTTCTCTCCTATGGCAAGGAGCCACCAACCTATGAAGCCGGTGCAGATTATGTCCGGGTAACAATCCGTTCCGGTCGTGCCGAAGGCAAACTTGATGAAAACTTTGCCCGCTTTGTTGTCCGCTGCCAGCAGGAGGGCCGGGAACTGAAACTGCCCGACCTCTTGATTCTCAACTGGCTCAAGCGTAACCGCGAGGTTGATGTTACCGAAGCCAAGACCATTTTGGGCAGAAGCGAGAAGGAGGCGCACGAGGTCTTAAGTTCAATGGTCAACCGCGGGCTCTTGGAGCAGTTTGGCGAGAAAAAGGGCAGGGTTTACCGGCTCTCTAAAAGGGTCTATGCCCAGTTGCGCAAATCGGTGAGCTATTACCCCTTCCGCCGTGCCGAATCTGCCTATGCGGAAAGCACGATTATCAACTACCTTGAGGAGCTGACCGGTCCTGATGAGGAGCGGTTCATCACCAACGAGATTGTCCGCACCCTTTTGCGCGTCTCACCCCATCAGGCAGGCTACATCCTTGCCGGGCTGGTCAAAAAGGGCAAACTCACCCTTAAAGGCAAAGGCAGGGCAGCCCGCTACTACAAATCGGCTTGA